The stretch of DNA TACCAGGACAAGAACTCGTTCATCGACCGCTACTCGACCAAGAACTCGGTGTTCTACGGCATCGTCGAGTTCGACCTGTCGCCCGACACCCTGCTGACCGTGGGCGCCGACTATCAGGACAACGACCCCAGGGGCTCCACCTGGTCCGGCAGCTTCCCGCTGCTCAACTCCAAGGGCGAGCGCAACGACGCCAAGCGCTCGTTCAGCAACGCCACCGACTGGAGCAGCTGGCAGCAGTACACCCGCACGGTCTTCGCCACCCTGGAACACGACCTGGGCGACGGCTGGGTGACCAAGCTGCAACTGGACCACAAGTACAACGGCTACGACGCCCAGATGGGCTCCATCCAGTTCGACCAGCCGCAGCCCGACGGCAGCGCCGAAATCAACGCGCAACGCTACAAGGGCGACACCACCAGCGACTCGGCCGACCTCTATGTCAGCGGTCCGTTCAGCATGCTCGGGCGCGACCACGACCTGGTGCTCGGCGGTTCGATCAGCAAGGCCCACTGGAAAGGCAAGGGTTACTGGGACGAAACCTTCTCGGTCCCCAACCGTGTGGATTACAACAACTGGCACGGCAACCTGCCCAAGCCCGACTGGGGCCCAGTGTCGCAACGCACCGATGACGTAATCCGCCAGACCGGCGTCTACATGACCACCCGCCTGAACGTGACCGACGACCTGAAAGTCCTGCTGGGCGGACGCGTGGTCAACTACAGCCTGACCGGCCTGACGCCGACCTACACCGAATCCGGGCGCTTCATTCCCTACGCCGGGGCCATCTACGACCTGAACGAGAACTTCTCGGTCTACGCCAGCTACACCGACGTGTTCATGCCCCAGGAGAACTTCAACCGCGACCGCGACAACAAGTTGATCGAGCCGGATGAAGGCGAGAACTACGAAATCGGCATCAAGAGCGAATTCTTCGACGGTCGCCTGAACGCCAGCCTGGCCTACTTCGAGGTCAAGGAAACCAACCGTTCGGTACCGGACGACGCCTACAACAACCAGACGCCGACGCCGCCCAACTACGCGTTCAAGGGCAGCAAGGCGACCACCAAGGGCTACGAGCTGGAAGTGTCCGGCGAGCTCGCCCCAGGTTGGCAGGTGCAGGGCGGCTACACCCACAAGGTGGTGCGCGACGACAACGATGTGAAGCTCTCGACCTTCGAGCCCGAAGATCAGCTCAGCCTCTACACCACCTACAAGCTCACTGGCGACCTGGACAAGATGACCATCGGCGGCGGTGCCCGCTGGCAGAACAAGGCCTGGCAGCAAATCTGGAACAGCCCCAAGGGCGTGAATGAAGACATCACCCAGGAATCCTACTGGGTGGTGGACCTGATGACCCGCTACCAGATCACCAAGAACCTGTCGGCGACGCTCAACGTCAACAACATCTTCGACAA from Pseudomonas chlororaphis subsp. chlororaphis encodes:
- a CDS encoding TonB-dependent siderophore receptor, translated to MRKALNIKLLPSALALAVSLPVAGYVQAQEIELDIPVQSLGTALQEFGRQTNLQVLYSPQDVQGKQSTAVKGKMDTQRAIDILLTGSGIRYSLQGNSLTLSATSAGAEGLELSPTQVTANQLGNVTEGTGSYTPGTIATATRLPLTLRETPQSISVVTRQHMDDFALNSVDAVMRHTPGITVSAFDTDRTNYYSRGFSINNFQYDGIPSAVRNVAYSAGNTLSDMAIYDRIEVLKGASGLLSGAGSLGGTINLVRKKPTADFQGHATLGAGSWDNYRSELDVSGPLTETGNVRGRAVAAYQDKNSFIDRYSTKNSVFYGIVEFDLSPDTLLTVGADYQDNDPRGSTWSGSFPLLNSKGERNDAKRSFSNATDWSSWQQYTRTVFATLEHDLGDGWVTKLQLDHKYNGYDAQMGSIQFDQPQPDGSAEINAQRYKGDTTSDSADLYVSGPFSMLGRDHDLVLGGSISKAHWKGKGYWDETFSVPNRVDYNNWHGNLPKPDWGPVSQRTDDVIRQTGVYMTTRLNVTDDLKVLLGGRVVNYSLTGLTPTYTESGRFIPYAGAIYDLNENFSVYASYTDVFMPQENFNRDRDNKLIEPDEGENYEIGIKSEFFDGRLNASLAYFEVKETNRSVPDDAYNNQTPTPPNYAFKGSKATTKGYELEVSGELAPGWQVQGGYTHKVVRDDNDVKLSTFEPEDQLSLYTTYKLTGDLDKMTIGGGARWQNKAWQQIWNSPKGVNEDITQESYWVVDLMTRYQITKNLSATLNVNNIFDKYYYTNVGFYNSAIYGEPRNVMVTTRWDF